The stretch of DNA CTGCCTGCACGCGGGGAATCTTCCAAAGTAGATCTCGTCGGGGGTTCTGCCGACAAATCGCGAGTGCGGGCGAACTCCGTTGTACCAGTCGACGTACAGCCCGAGCTCGTGCTGGAGAGCTGCCGACCGGTACGGTACGACGTGGAGTCGACGGGTACACTCGGTCTTCACGGTTCGGATGAACCGCTCGATTACCGCGAGGCTGCCGTACTTCCCGATTGCTCCGAAGCGCTGGGCGATTCCGCGCCGTCGGCACCGCTCTTGGAACGCGGCGGCGATGAACTGCATGCCCTGATCGGTGATCAGATGCCCCGGTGGACAACCCGCCTTCTTCAAGGTGCGGTCGAGGAACCTCATGACGGCGACGGCCGTGGGCTGGCTCTTGAACACCGCAATCCCGACGACGCGCCTGGAGTAGCGGTCGATGGCCATCGCGACCCACCAGCAGAACGGCCAGCGCTGCGGAAGGGCGAGGGGCATCCACGAGGTCCGGAAGCCGAGGGACGTGGGTACCGTGGTGAAGTCGGCGTGCCAGACGTGATTGGGTCGCTTCGCGGTTACGGAGCGAGCCACGTCGATGCGGTTGGCGGTGGATTTCGGCCGATCGGGTGGACGGAGCATACGACGCACGGGCGTCGCGCCGAGATGGAGGCCAGCGCGGGCGAGGACCCGCGCGATCCGGCGCGTTCCCATGGCGGGGCACAGCGCCTTGAATCGCCTTACCAGATACCCGACGAAGTCCGGGAATCGATTCACGGGCTCGTGAACTTGAACGAGCGGGTCGGGACCTTCCTCGTCGAGCCGCGCATTCCACGTAGCGACGGAGAGCGGCGTGACGAGAAGACGTCGCGCGGTTTGGGCGAGGGACCAGCCTCGGGCGGCTCGCAGCTCGAGGATCGCGAGCCTCTCGGTCGGCGAGTAGTGCGGACGGCGCTGGGCCGGGATCCGCTCCATCCGGGCGTCCTTGATTCGCAGCTCTTCTCGGAGAAGTGCGATTTCGTTCCGGAGCCGGTCGTTCTCGGCCTTGAGCCGGACCCGGGCGTTAAAGTGGTTCTCGGCGCGGCTGCGGGTCACGGTGAAGAC from Terriglobia bacterium encodes:
- a CDS encoding DDE-type integrase/transposase/recombinase; this translates as MRAQPLEPDVPLPKGWSQRVRSAAIHAVSMANVVFTVTRSRAENHFNARVRLKAENDRLRNEIALLREELRIKDARMERIPAQRRPHYSPTERLAILELRAARGWSLAQTARRLLVTPLSVATWNARLDEEGPDPLVQVHEPVNRFPDFVGYLVRRFKALCPAMGTRRIARVLARAGLHLGATPVRRMLRPPDRPKSTANRIDVARSVTAKRPNHVWHADFTTVPTSLGFRTSWMPLALPQRWPFCWWVAMAIDRYSRRVVGIAVFKSQPTAVAVMRFLDRTLKKAGCPPGHLITDQGMQFIAAAFQERCRRRGIAQRFGAIGKYGSLAVIERFIRTVKTECTRRLHVVPYRSAALQHELGLYVDWYNGVRPHSRFVGRTPDEIYFGRFPACRQPRFEPRDRWPRRSGCARPRALVRSRPGALLELDVAHQAGRRHLPIVSLKRVA